A portion of the Podospora pseudoanserina strain CBS 124.78 chromosome 2, whole genome shotgun sequence genome contains these proteins:
- the ECM14 gene encoding putative metallocarboxypeptidase ecm14 (MEROPS:MER0013421; COG:O; EggNog:ENOG503NXUQ): MRLQPLALAFSLALPVDAAAAWIEPSHRDHQAGRLQHSNGYPILRWLRDTAVEAFFGKQLRDDDLDTYEINPAVAMRHEGGIVVRFNATTLEQKRLLTDITRTLQAFDIWSISHDYVDARIYNAKIYLKKIVDQLPDSMKKPEIMIYDLPAAIWATYPKKTTGGFSSSSLDVLTSREGMGNLFFKDYQRLSVVTSWMRLLEAMFPSLTEMTSIGKSFEGRDIHALRVGARNEEEEEGGSRKAILVTGGLHGREWISTSTVTYLMWSMVTAYDKDPMVTKLLDKFDIIFIPILNPDGYEYTWQEDRLWRKSRQDTGTSFCFGMDLDHAFGYEWATNNKAGPCSENYGGDSPFHAVEASELANWAKNQTAQHGVKFVGFLDMHSYSQQILFPYSYTCAAQPPNLENLMELGVGLAKAIRLSSGEAYTVTSACESATAYRGKDDTRVEGGGGSAIDWFYHEIGAKYSYQIKLRDTGSYGFLLPADHIVPTGEEVLNALKYFGDFLLGNNGIEKGEFEGSEHVQNPPADQWSDLKRRR, encoded by the exons ATGCGATTACAACCACTAGCCCTCGCTTTTAGCCTCGCGCTGCCCGTCgatgccgctgctgcttggaTCGAACCCTCGCATCGGGACCACCAAGCCGGCCGCCTTCAGCACAGCAACGGCTACCCTATTCTTAGATGGCTGCGTGATACCGCCgtcgaggccttcttcggcAAGCAATTGAGAGATGACGACCTCGACACCTACGAAATCAACCCGGCTGTTGCCATGAGGCATGAGGGTGGCATCGTAGTTCGGTTCAACGCAACCACCTTGGAGCAGAAGCGCCTCCTCACTGACATAACCCGGACACTTCAAGCTTTCGATATCTGGTCCATCTCGCACGACTACGTCGACGCACGAATATATAATGCCAAGATATATCTCAAGAAGATTGTCGACCAACTGCCAGATTCCATGAAGAAGCCAGAAATTATGATTTACGATCTGCCCGCCGCCATCTGGGCCACGTATCCCAAGAAGACTACTGGGGGATTCAGCTCGAGTTCCCTCGATGTACTGACGTCCAGGGAAGGAATGGGTAACCTATTCTTCAAGGATTATCAGAGGCTGTCG GTCGTCACAAGCTGGATGCGGCTGCTGGAAGCCATGTTCCCATCGCTCACAGAGATGACGAGCATTGGGAAGTCATTCGAGGGGAGGGATATTCATGCCCTTCGTGTCGGCGCACGcaacgaagaggaagaagagggtggttCGAGGAAAGCCATACTTGTCACTGGAGGTCTCCATGGCCGTGAATGGATATCAACCAGCACGGTTACATATCTGATGTGGTCCATGGTCACCGCCTACGACAAGGACCCAATGGTCACCAAGCTTCTCGATAAATtcgacatcatcttcatccctATCCTGAACCCCGACGGCTACGAATACACATGGCAGGAAGACCGGCTTTGGCGCAAATCGAGACAGGACACCGGTACAAGCTTTTGCTTTGGCATGGATCTTGACCACGCATTTGGCTATGAATGGGCCACGAATAACAAGGCGGGCCCATGCTCAGAGAACTACGGAGGCGATTCCCCCTTCCATGCCGTGGAAGCGTCGGAGCTGGCAAACTGGGCCAAGAATCAAACAGCTCAACATGGAGTCAAGTTTGTGGGTTTCCTCGACATGCACTCGTACTCGCAGCAGATCCTGTTCCCTTACTCTTATACCTGCGCTGCTCAGCCGCCCAACCTCGAAAACTTGATGGAACTTGGTGTTGGACTGGCAAAGGCCATACGGCTGTCGAGCGGGGAGGCGTACACAGTGACCTCTGCCTGTGAGAGTGCTACGGCATACCGAGGAAAAGACGACACCCGCgtggaaggcggcggtggctcGGCTATTGATTGGTTCTACCATGAAATTGGAGCCAAATACAGCTACCAAATCAAGCTCCGCGATACTGGTAGCTACGGCTTTTTGCTACCGGCTGACCATATCGTGCCAACAGGCGAAGAAGTGCTCAATGCCCTCAAGTATTTCGGGGACTTTCTCCTCGGCAACAATGGcattgagaagggggagtttgagggaaGCGAGCATGTCCAGAACCCGCCGGCCGATCAATGGAGTGATCTGAAGAGGCGGAGATAG